TGGAAAAAGTATCCTCGTCCCGGTCAGAGGATTGATTCGCTCGGCCGCTGCGGTGACGGAAGGAGACCTGTCCCAACCCGATTTCCCTGAAGGGAGGGACGAAATTGCCTTTGTAAGCCGTGCTTTTTCAGAAATGGTCTGCAGGCTGAGGGCGATTCTTTTCGGCATCAGGGAAGAAAGTGAAAACATTTCGCGGAACGCGACTCTCGTGACGCTTACCTGTAAAGGAATGTCCGAAAAGTTTCGGGAGATGCTTGTGGGGTGTGAACGGCTGGGGCGATTTCTTTCAGAAAGCGACGAAAGACTTGCCGGTCTGAAAAAAAAGGCCTTCGTTTCCGGGCGGGAGGCCGAGGCGGTAGAGGCCGTCTCCGATACGTGCCGCCGGGAGGCTGACCGCCTGATAAATCTGGGCAACGCCGCTTCCGGTACGGCGAGTGAGGCCGTCGAATCGGTCCGGATGATGTCCGTATCCTTCGGAAGAGTGGGTGAGGCAGCCAGAATACTGGAAAAGAGGACCGAAGACGTCGCCCTCATCATCAGGATTATAGACAACGTTTCACGACGAACGAATTTCCTGGCCCTGAATGCCTCAATCGAAGCGGCGAAAGCCGGTTCTGCGGGGAAGGGATTCGCAGTGGTTGCCCAAGAAATTCGAAAGCTTGCGCTTCAGAGTTCTGATGCGGCGCTCCGTATCGGGACTCTGGTCGGAGGCATTCTTGAGGGAGGACGGGCGGTCGGGGAAGAAGCCCTTTCCGGCGAGCGGATCGCCTCGTTGAGCAGAGAGAAAATCGAAGACCTTATGCGTTTCCATACCGATCTCCAGCTGGTTATGGAATCCATGAAGAGCAATATGGATACAATGGTATCGAAGGCGGCAGCGAATACCGCTCTCGTGGAAGAGGTTACTGCCACAGCCGACAGCCTGGAGAATCGATCACGGGACGGCGCCGACGCCGCTTCGTCCATTATGTCCGCCCTCGACGAGCTTGGGAATAAACTGGAAACGCTCAGGGACGGCGCCGCCTATCTGGACGACAGGGCCGCCCTGCATGCCCGGAGCATGGAGAAGTACCGGTTGGGATCCTCCGCGAGCGCCTTCCCCGCTGTCTGAAGGGCGTGCCGGTCCCACCGTTCACCGTTCTTTCCCTTGGAGAAGCTTCCGTATCGTCCTCCCGAGCTCATCCCGGGAGGGAACTCCCTCGAAGGTTTTTGCCGTTCAGAACCCGGACGGGGTCGCGTAGACACTGTACCGGAAACGGCCGAAAAAGAAGAAGATGATTCCCGTGTCCATGACCGAAATATGAACCTTGTCGCCGAAGGTCTCCCTGATGCCGGAGA
This genomic stretch from Aminivibrio sp. harbors:
- a CDS encoding methyl-accepting chemotaxis protein, translated to MTLKSRLFVLACSILFVTACFAFISYRGGARILFSQAGKSDQLMAERAARAVSERIAAWENVLLTASSNIAFMIEDLGVLPGTLGNYMRNLTEASLEQGFLAVSFALSSGVLLEGSGWLPPEEFDPRKEKWFTEAGKGRAPVFIPHCQDVKKEREVFLLAVPVYSLYQEGLLLGVLVGEISAETVASLSSTANGDLMIQLIGPEGKNLFPEEGEAEKSTELLQTARSGGESYSSVSREGETFRVSFYGLPYGMSLAVFSSEEKLLHPLRTLAFRQAAFLAAALLAICCMLYATGKSILVPVRGLIRSAAAVTEGDLSQPDFPEGRDEIAFVSRAFSEMVCRLRAILFGIREESENISRNATLVTLTCKGMSEKFREMLVGCERLGRFLSESDERLAGLKKKAFVSGREAEAVEAVSDTCRREADRLINLGNAASGTASEAVESVRMMSVSFGRVGEAARILEKRTEDVALIIRIIDNVSRRTNFLALNASIEAAKAGSAGKGFAVVAQEIRKLALQSSDAALRIGTLVGGILEGGRAVGEEALSGERIASLSREKIEDLMRFHTDLQLVMESMKSNMDTMVSKAAANTALVEEVTATADSLENRSRDGADAASSIMSALDELGNKLETLRDGAAYLDDRAALHARSMEKYRLGSSASAFPAV